The following are encoded in a window of Vespula pensylvanica isolate Volc-1 chromosome 2, ASM1446617v1, whole genome shotgun sequence genomic DNA:
- the LOC122627242 gene encoding uncharacterized protein LOC122627242 has protein sequence MQPMIILLAILSSASCSQLTLVPYAYLADPLPVYHQSQDTRTGEHAYSYSGGPSAKEEVKGPDGVTRGSYSYVDAHGILQSVFYVADEGGFRVAATNLPTDSDLPVETAEILLAKRTLFEEQARATSSDGSSAARRKRSLTEETRREHREEDSRSNQQEDYPIDKPYGALATFLLPGSAPTATSRQSQVRIHQNVRTEGVDPIANAVVVEAAAPVLALSIDPLVSEAIEVIKTPLIISEKPIALLTGNDYHRNRIQIHRNLGLEGKEQRKDAVKIETPVLAEVRPLVSEPVAILEHRPSLLTAVSSQSATQIHRSDKHEIPSVYELPKLFHAIPIARSSQYRSQIRSNQRIESADDPENLRDDINKEKSQDEAKGTSNAPNGENLTKTILFSVLLGSSLSSPIANVWLSPIGSISPLRQYHVQDGSGSYRYSFTGPHHAKTESSLNGVTQGGYSYVDANGILQTVLYTADDQNGFRVSASNLPQAPKDEHDQIEDTPEVAAAKRNHLEELQKSQLADRADWNDQNILSYKILPPYVSYAQLQPTESKIVEREIQSTKNPFLLSQAEADNIQVPKPDPTLSQASPSSLNVRDSSAKDDGQSESDNPNALQLGKFLQMPNVHRTVALPAPYVFPVLPYRLLHSSLHHTQDSLGQYDYSYTGDSSAKTESRSLDGTTRGAYSYIDPNGILQQVHYVADHNGFRVLATNLPEAK, from the exons ATGCAGCCAATG ATAATACTTCTGGCGATTCTGAGCTCGGCCTCGTGCTCGCAGTTGACTCTAGTGCCGTACGCCTATCTGGCGGATCCACTTCCGGTGTACCATCAGTCTCAGGACACGAGAACCGGAGAGCACGCGTACAGTTACTCCGGTGGACCCTCGGCAAAGGAGGAAGTCAAAGGTCCCGATGGAGTCACGAGGGGATCTTACAGCTACGTCGACGCTCACGGTATCTTGCAGTCGGTTTTCTACGTCGCCGACGAGGGTGGCTTCCGGGTTGCGGCGACGAATCTACCGACGGATAGCGATCTGCCCGTAGAAACGGCTGAGATTCTTTTAGCTAAGAGGACGCTCTTCGAGGAACAGGCCAGAGCCACGTCGTCGGACGGATCTTCGGCTGCTCGTCGAAAGCGCAGCTTAACGGAAGAGACGAGGAGAGAGCATCGAGAAGAGGATTCGAGGAGCAACCAACAAGAGGATTATCCCATCGATAAACCCTACGGAGCGTTGGCAACTTTTCTACTTCCAGGATCGGCACCAACGGCAACGTCTCGTCAGAGTCAAGTTAGGATTCATCAGAACGTTCGTACCGAAGGTGTCGATCCGATTGCCAATGCGGTCGTCGTCGAGGCTGCTGCTCCCGTTTTAGCTCTTTCAATCGATCCTCTCGTATCGGAGGCGATCGAGGTTATCAAAACTCCGTTGATTATATCCGAAAAACCGATAGCCCTGTTAACCGGCAACGATTATCATCGGAATCGTATACAGATCCATAGAAATCTCGGGTTGGAGGGAAAGGAGCAACGCAAGGACGCCGTCAAGATCGAAACGCCGGTACTCGCAGAAGTTCGTCCGCTCGTTTCCGAGCCGGTCGCGATCCTGGAGCATCGACCTTCCCTTCTCACGGCCGTTTCCTCTCAAAGCGCCACGCAGATTCACCGAAGTGACAAGCACGAGATTCCAAGCGTCTACGAGTTGCCCAAGCTTTTCCACGCGATCCCTATCGCGAGATCGTCGCAATATCGTTCGCAGATTCGTTCGAATCAACGAATCGAAAGCGCCGACGATCCGGAGAACTTACGAgacgatattaataaagaaaagagtcAGGACGAAGCAAAAGGCACCTC AAATGCACCTAACGGAGAAAACCTGACCAAG ACGATCCTGTTCAGCGTATTACTCGGTTCCTCCTTAAGCAGTCCGATAGCAAACGTTTGGCTCAGTCCCATAGGAAGCATCTCGCCGTTACGACAATATCACGTGCAAGATGGATCGGGATCCTATCGATACTCGTTCACGGGACCGCATCACGCTAAGACGGAGTCTAGTCTGAATGGAGTCACTCAGGGTG GTTATTCCTACGTAGACGCCAACGGAATTCTACAAACCGTCTTGTACACCGCGGACGATCAAAATGGCTTTAGAGTCAGCGCGAGTAATCTTCCTCAAGCGCCCAAGGACGAGCATGATCAGATCGAAGACACCCCGGAAGTGGCCGCGGCCAAGCGAAATCACCTGGAGGAATTGCAGAAATCGCAGCTGGCCGATCGAGCGGACTGGAACGATCAGAATATTCTATCCTATAAGATCTTACCACCGTATGTCAGTTACGCACAGTTACAACCGACCGAGAGCAAGATCGTAGAACGAGAAATTCAG AGCACGAAAAATCCATTCCTACTGTCTCAAGCGGAAGCTGACAACATTCAAGTTCCAAAGCCGGACCCAACGCTCTCTCAAGCGTCTCCAAGCTCATTGAACGTTCGGGACAGCTCGGCGAAGGACGACGGACAATCCGAATCGGATAATCCGAATGCTCTGCAGCTTGGAAAATTTCTACAAATGCCAAACGTTCATAGGACCGTGGCATTGCCTGCCCCGTACGTGTTCCCTGTTTTACCGTACAGGTTACTTCACAGCTCGCTTCATCATACTCAGGATTCCTTGGGTCAATACGATTACAGTTACACAGGCGATTCCAGTGCAAAAACGGAGTCGAGATCTTTGGACGGCACTACGAGGGGTGCTTACAGTTACATAGATCCCAATGGTATTTTACAACAAGTTCATTACGTCGCCGATCATAACGGATTTAGAGTACTTGCTACGAATCTACCGGAAgcgaaataa
- the LOC122637894 gene encoding serine protease HTRA2, mitochondrial — MTVLLLRVYFSIFKKDYLSHIRSVVSIKADQVRSKHLCQRDNRIYGRSGKHFLTYTLVISGIGYFLYKKRNDFYERFRDFTFGMPVVKSLTIFTPSLVDYREKYNFIADVVAISAPSVVYIEIKDEKKLDMFTGRPITASNGCGFIVGSDGLILTNAHVVIKKRGTTVKVRLHDGTVYTGLIEDVDMQSDLATVRINKTNLPVMKLGNSSDIRPGEFVIAIGSPLSLSNTITSGIVSSTNRPSEELGLDKKNLTYIQTDAAITFGNSGGPLVNLNGEAIGINAMKVTAGISFAIPIDYAKEFLRKAEIRRKNKGKIPEPMETHRRRYMGITMLTITPDILFELQNKRGSALEMIKHGVFVWRVIVDSPAYCGGLQAGDIITHVNEVPVLAAVNIYKALESSGPLKLTVVRQRDILTIMVDPEE; from the exons atgaccGTTCTCTTGTTACGCGtatattttagtatttttaaaaaagattacttGTCGCACATACGATCTGTCGTTTCCATTAAAGCGGATCAAGTAAGAAGTAAACATTTGTGTCAACGAGATAACAGAATTTATGGCAGAAgtggaaaacattttttaaccTATACGTTAGTCATTTCGGGGATCGGTTATTTCttgtacaaaaaaagaaatgatttctaCGAACGATTCAGGGATTTCACCTTTGGGATGCCTGTCGTCAAGTCTCTGACAATCTTTACACCGAGTCTTGTGGAttacagagagaaatataattttatagcgGACGTAGTGGCAATATCAGCACCTTCGGTGGTGTACATAGAGatcaaagatgaaaaaaa attagaTATGTTCACAGGGAGACCTATCACAGCTAGTAACGGCTGTGGATTTATTGTTGGCTCCGACGGTTTGATATTAACCAACGCTCATGTCGTGATTAAGAAACGTGGTACCACCGTGAAG GTTCGTCTACACGATGGAACTGTATATACCGGCCTGATAGAGGACGTCGACATGCAAAGCGATCTGGCGACTGTAAGAATTAATAAG ACAAATTTGCCGGTAATGAAATTGGGAAATTCGTCCGACATTAGGCCAGGAGAATTTGTAATCGCTATTGGTTCGCCTCTCTCGTTAAGTAACACGATAACTAGCGGAATAGTGAGCAGTACGAATAGACCAAGCGAAGAACTTGGTCTTGACAAGAAGAATCTGACGTATATTCAGACCGATGCTGCGATTACC TTTGGAAATTCTGGAGGACCATTAGTGAATTTAAACGGCGAAGCGATCGGTATAAATGCCATGAAAGTTACAGCGGGTATTTCTTTCGCTATACCTATAGATTATGCGAAAGAGTTTTTGCGGAAAGCAGAAATACGTAGAAAAAACAAAG GTAAAATTCCCGAACCGATGGAAACGCATAGAAGGAGATACATGGGTATAACGATGTTAACTATTACTCCTGATATTCTCTTCGaattacaaaacaaaagagGCTCCGCCTTAGAGATGATCAAACACGGAGTATTCGTTTGGAGAGTAATCGTCGATTCTCCCGCTTACTG TGGTGGCTTGCAAGCGGGAGATATAATTACGCACGTCAACGAAGTGCCCGTATTAGCCGCTGTGAATATATACAAAGCGTTAGAAAGTTCCGGTCCACTAAAACTGACGGTCGTCAGGCAAAGGGACATTCTCACGATAATGGTCGATCCTGAAGAATGA